A genome region from Crossiella equi includes the following:
- a CDS encoding cobalamin biosynthesis protein: MIGLFAASVAGRQAAAELAGRLGPSAVLAEGPVRPALERLWPELSGAVFFLATDSTIRLVAPLLRERHNDPAVVCVDEAERFAVALVDGPAGNARALAEEVAQALGGTAVVTAAQHATGTTPLDDLVELLDAAVEGELTECGAAVLAGERVRLANPLGFPLPALPANVVLADNALGDESPQWTVLVDDRLPSPEPEGRLVRLIPRTLVVGLGASSGVSTTAVTTAVAALTDQHDLDARAILAFATLDTKAGERAVTEAVEDHGFWADRTPRLLAYPAETLATVPVPNPSLRAAAHTGTPSVAEAAALHAATTLADGAPTELAAPKTARGQVTVAAARIRPRGRLAVVHLGPAAADLRVPRAEAELRKAAVVVGAQPALDRARPLTRPGTELWVSATAPEAVRQALELARQGRAVALLGDGDHALARALAEHAAPHRATGPSGAPVASVTTAPSAAGDPASADPTPAHPTPAAVNAPAEPPTAPAEPSCIDVLGVPGLSPAAVAVTVLLGAPPPGGHVELVLPTTDPWPSQEQRVRALAATDLPVCLAPTTRWRTHTTELLAALRAHRPPTTPVGLVHAVGRPGEHAHWTRLAHLDPSTIDPTTAVLLDVPDSSPGTSDH; encoded by the coding sequence GTGATCGGGCTCTTCGCGGCGAGCGTCGCGGGCAGGCAGGCCGCCGCGGAGCTGGCGGGCAGGCTCGGACCGAGCGCGGTGCTCGCCGAGGGCCCGGTGCGGCCCGCGCTGGAACGGCTGTGGCCGGAACTGTCCGGCGCGGTGTTCTTCCTGGCCACCGACTCCACCATCCGCCTGGTCGCACCGCTGCTGCGCGAACGCCACAACGACCCGGCCGTGGTGTGCGTGGACGAGGCCGAGCGCTTCGCGGTCGCGCTGGTCGACGGACCGGCGGGCAACGCCCGCGCGCTGGCCGAGGAGGTCGCGCAGGCACTGGGTGGCACGGCCGTGGTCACCGCCGCCCAGCACGCCACCGGCACCACCCCGCTCGACGACCTCGTGGAGCTGCTGGACGCCGCGGTCGAGGGTGAGCTCACCGAGTGCGGCGCCGCGGTGCTGGCGGGCGAACGCGTGCGCCTGGCCAACCCGCTGGGCTTCCCGCTGCCCGCCCTGCCCGCCAACGTGGTGCTGGCCGACAACGCCCTGGGCGATGAAAGTCCACAGTGGACTGTTCTGGTCGACGACCGCCTGCCCAGCCCGGAGCCTGAGGGCAGGCTGGTGCGCCTCATCCCGCGCACCCTGGTCGTCGGCCTGGGCGCGAGCAGCGGCGTGTCCACCACGGCGGTCACCACCGCGGTCGCCGCGCTGACCGACCAGCACGACCTGGACGCCCGCGCGATCCTGGCCTTCGCCACCCTGGACACCAAGGCGGGCGAGCGCGCGGTCACCGAGGCGGTGGAGGACCACGGCTTCTGGGCCGACCGCACCCCGCGACTGCTGGCCTACCCGGCCGAGACCCTGGCCACCGTCCCGGTCCCGAACCCGAGCCTGAGGGCGGCGGCGCACACGGGCACCCCGAGCGTGGCCGAGGCAGCGGCCCTGCACGCGGCCACCACCCTCGCCGACGGCGCTCCCACCGAGCTCGCCGCCCCGAAAACCGCCCGGGGCCAGGTCACGGTGGCCGCCGCCCGCATCCGCCCCCGGGGCCGCCTGGCCGTGGTGCACCTGGGCCCGGCCGCGGCGGACCTGCGCGTCCCGCGCGCCGAGGCGGAGCTCCGCAAGGCCGCGGTGGTCGTCGGCGCCCAGCCCGCCCTGGACCGCGCCCGCCCCCTGACCCGCCCGGGCACCGAGCTCTGGGTGAGCGCCACCGCCCCGGAAGCGGTCCGCCAGGCCCTCGAGCTGGCCCGCCAGGGTCGCGCGGTGGCCTTGCTCGGCGACGGCGACCACGCCCTGGCCCGCGCACTGGCCGAGCACGCGGCACCACACCGCGCGACCGGCCCGAGCGGCGCACCAGTCGCGAGCGTGACCACCGCGCCGAGCGCCGCAGGCGACCCGGCCTCGGCGGATCCGACTCCCGCGCACCCGACTCCCGCCGCGGTCAACGCCCCAGCCGAGCCGCCCACGGCACCCGCCGAGCCGTCCTGCATCGACGTGCTCGGCGTCCCGGGCCTGTCCCCGGCCGCCGTGGCCGTCACGGTGCTGCTCGGCGCCCCACCGCCGGGCGGCCACGTCGAGCTCGTGCTGCCCACGACCGACCCGTGGCCCTCCCAGGAGCAGCGCGTGCGCGCCCTGGCCGCGACCGACCTGCCGGTCTGCCTCGCCCCCACCACCCGCTGGCGCACGCACACCACCGAGCTGCTGGCCGCCCTGCGCGCCCACCGCCCGCCGACCACCCCGGTGGGCCTGGTGCACGCCGTCGGACGGCCCGGTGAACACGCCCACTGGACCCGGCTCGCCCACCTCGACCCCAGCACGATCGACCCCACCACGGCCGTTCTGCTGGACGTTCCCGACTCCTCCCCAGGTACCAGCGACCACTGA
- a CDS encoding winged helix-turn-helix transcriptional regulator produces MDEISPYCPQFQDAMEVLGRRWTGAIVRAMLAGRTRFSELTETIPDLTDRLLSIRLKELEGEGIISRHVEPTRPVRIEYRLTEKGRDLAGVVIMLGDWAHRHASPERRALYEKARSEHEAAAAGPKTAPADAELTAAE; encoded by the coding sequence ATGGACGAGATCTCCCCCTACTGTCCGCAGTTCCAGGACGCCATGGAGGTGCTCGGTCGCCGGTGGACCGGGGCGATCGTGCGCGCCATGCTGGCCGGGCGGACCCGCTTCTCCGAGCTGACCGAGACCATCCCGGACCTGACCGACCGCCTGCTGTCCATCCGGCTCAAGGAGCTGGAGGGCGAAGGCATCATCAGCCGCCACGTGGAGCCGACCCGCCCGGTGCGCATCGAGTACCGGCTGACGGAGAAGGGCCGCGACCTGGCCGGGGTGGTGATCATGCTGGGCGACTGGGCGCACCGCCACGCCAGCCCGGAGCGCCGCGCGCTCTACGAGAAGGCCCGCAGCGAGCACGAGGCCGCGGCGGCGGGTCCGAAGACCGCGCCTGCCGATGCGGAGCTGACCGCCGCCGAGTGA
- a CDS encoding cobalt-precorrin-4/precorrin-4 C(11)-methyltransferase: MTGRISFIGAGPGAADLITLRGARRIAEADIVVFSPAVVDADCVREHARADAELVDFSRVPHERVLETYRRAAVKGLSVVRLHTGDGALWGAVQEQYDAAQKIGLEVEIVPGVSGLAAAAAAAGRELSPAAASAPVVLTRPEGDAGALPDGEKLRELAQHGGTMAIALSGARTDQLVEELRAGGYAEDTPVVVAYKTSWPDELLIQTTLAELAGTVKDHRLWRTTLFLVGQVLRPGGTRQRLFTKPEAAPRPSTGGGYRRSDFAARRAERLAAAQPADEVVEAEVPVTASTWRDRLEATRSARAGARYRPGASKRSAAAATRTGQVTLALHDEQDCPPAERPAPEASAPAPVAAPDAGTAPTAPATPVAANGAAVNGATVAVPNGSALAVSTNGSAPATPSPSDSASEPSPSAPREAAPAVSAAVKAPAAKMSAGKSKAKSTATRRTKRTPRNS, encoded by the coding sequence GTGACTGGCCGGATCTCGTTCATCGGCGCGGGGCCCGGTGCCGCCGACCTGATCACGCTGCGGGGTGCGCGCCGCATCGCGGAGGCGGACATCGTGGTGTTCTCCCCGGCGGTCGTGGACGCCGACTGCGTGCGCGAGCACGCCCGCGCCGACGCCGAGCTGGTCGACTTCTCCCGCGTGCCGCACGAACGGGTCCTGGAGACCTACCGCCGCGCCGCGGTGAAGGGCCTGTCCGTGGTGCGGCTGCACACCGGAGACGGCGCGCTCTGGGGCGCGGTGCAGGAGCAGTACGACGCGGCGCAGAAGATCGGCCTGGAGGTCGAGATCGTGCCGGGCGTCAGCGGTCTGGCCGCCGCCGCGGCCGCCGCCGGGCGCGAGCTGAGCCCGGCCGCCGCCTCCGCTCCCGTGGTGCTCACCCGGCCGGAGGGCGACGCGGGCGCGCTGCCCGACGGCGAGAAGCTGCGCGAGCTGGCCCAGCACGGCGGCACCATGGCCATCGCCCTGTCCGGCGCGCGCACCGACCAGCTGGTCGAGGAGCTGCGCGCGGGCGGTTACGCCGAGGACACCCCGGTCGTGGTGGCGTACAAGACGAGCTGGCCGGACGAGCTGCTCATCCAGACCACCCTCGCCGAGCTCGCGGGCACGGTGAAGGACCACCGCCTGTGGCGCACCACGCTGTTCCTGGTCGGCCAGGTGCTGCGTCCGGGCGGCACGCGCCAGCGCCTGTTCACCAAGCCCGAGGCGGCCCCGCGCCCGAGCACCGGCGGCGGCTACCGGCGCAGCGACTTCGCCGCCCGGCGTGCCGAACGCCTCGCCGCCGCCCAGCCCGCCGACGAGGTGGTCGAGGCCGAGGTCCCGGTCACCGCCTCGACCTGGCGCGACCGCCTGGAGGCCACCCGCTCCGCACGGGCGGGCGCCCGGTACCGCCCGGGCGCGTCCAAGCGCTCGGCGGCCGCGGCCACCCGCACCGGCCAGGTCACCCTGGCCCTGCACGACGAACAGGACTGCCCGCCCGCCGAGCGCCCGGCCCCCGAGGCGTCAGCACCGGCTCCGGTCGCCGCCCCTGACGCGGGCACCGCGCCGACGGCCCCGGCCACGCCGGTCGCCGCCAACGGGGCCGCGGTCAACGGTGCCACGGTGGCCGTCCCCAACGGCTCGGCGCTCGCCGTGTCCACCAACGGCTCCGCACCCGCGACCCCGTCGCCCTCGGACAGCGCGTCCGAGCCGTCTCCCAGCGCACCGCGCGAAGCCGCCCCGGCGGTCTCGGCCGCGGTGAAAGCGCCCGCCGCCAAGATGAGTGCGGGCAAGAGCAAGGCGAAGTCCACCGCCACCCGGCGGACCAAGCGGACTCCGCGGAACAGCTGA
- the cobA gene encoding uroporphyrinogen-III C-methyltransferase: MHAEHHYLAGLDLTGRRVVVIGAGTVAQRRLPRLVAVGAVIEVIAPEATPSVDAMAQAGELTWTRRRYADGDLDGAWYAIACADDPSVNEAVVAEAERSRVFCVRADIGARGTAVTPAMGEHDGLLLGVLSGGRPLRSAAVRDAVLDALRTGRVHDAHEHTLAENSVNRAGHDAGATKLPGVALVGGGPGDAELITVRGRRLLARADVVVADRLAPRELLEDLPPHVEVVDAAKIPYGRAASQDFINKTLVENALAGRFVVRLKGGDSYVFGRGFEELIACAEAGVPVTVVPGVTSAFAVPALADVPVTHRGVAHEVVVVSGHIAPDDPRSLVDWSLLARLRGTLVLLMAVERAEAFAAALVEHGRPAETPVAVIQEGATRAQRVVRCTLDGLGAAIRDEGIRPPAIIVVGPVAGLAAELPHRD, from the coding sequence ATGCATGCCGAGCACCACTATCTGGCCGGTCTCGACCTCACCGGCCGTCGCGTCGTCGTCATCGGCGCGGGCACCGTCGCCCAGCGCCGTCTGCCCCGGCTGGTGGCGGTGGGCGCGGTCATCGAGGTCATTGCCCCGGAGGCGACCCCGTCGGTGGACGCCATGGCGCAGGCCGGGGAGCTGACCTGGACCCGGCGCCGCTACGCCGACGGCGACCTGGACGGCGCCTGGTATGCGATCGCCTGCGCGGACGATCCCTCGGTCAACGAGGCCGTGGTCGCCGAGGCCGAGCGGTCCCGCGTGTTCTGCGTGCGCGCCGACATCGGGGCGCGCGGCACCGCGGTCACCCCGGCCATGGGCGAGCACGACGGGCTGCTGCTGGGCGTCCTGTCCGGTGGGCGGCCACTGCGGTCGGCCGCCGTGCGCGACGCCGTGCTGGACGCCTTGCGCACCGGTCGCGTACACGACGCACACGAGCACACCCTGGCTGAAAATTCAGTCAACCGCGCCGGGCACGACGCCGGGGCGACGAAGTTGCCCGGGGTGGCACTGGTCGGGGGCGGACCGGGTGACGCGGAGCTGATCACCGTGCGTGGGCGCCGCCTGCTGGCGCGTGCGGACGTCGTGGTGGCCGACCGCCTGGCGCCCCGCGAGCTGCTGGAGGACCTGCCGCCGCACGTCGAGGTCGTGGACGCGGCCAAGATCCCCTACGGACGCGCGGCCAGCCAGGACTTCATCAACAAGACGCTGGTGGAGAACGCCCTGGCCGGGCGGTTCGTGGTGCGGCTCAAGGGCGGCGACTCCTACGTGTTCGGCCGGGGCTTCGAGGAGCTCATCGCGTGTGCCGAGGCCGGGGTGCCGGTCACCGTGGTGCCCGGTGTGACCAGCGCGTTCGCTGTGCCCGCGCTGGCCGATGTGCCGGTGACGCACCGGGGCGTCGCGCACGAGGTGGTCGTGGTGTCCGGGCACATCGCCCCCGACGACCCGCGCTCCCTCGTCGACTGGTCGCTGCTGGCCCGCCTGCGGGGCACGCTCGTGCTGCTCATGGCGGTCGAGCGGGCCGAGGCGTTCGCCGCCGCGCTCGTCGAACACGGCCGCCCCGCCGAGACCCCGGTCGCGGTGATCCAGGAGGGCGCCACCCGGGCGCAGCGCGTCGTGCGGTGCACCCTGGACGGGCTGGGCGCCGCCATCCGGGACGAGGGCATCCGCCCGCCCGCGATCATCGTGGTCGGCCCCGTCGCGGGCCTGGCCGCCGAGCTGCCGCACCGGGACTGA
- the cbiE gene encoding precorrin-6y C5,15-methyltransferase (decarboxylating) subunit CbiE translates to MTVTVVGVDGGPLVPDAQKALADARLVIGRRRLLELHAPEGARRIELGPVGPALAALRALTDEDGPAVVLDQGDPGYFGLLREIREGHIRAQVVPALTSVQRLLARIGRTSDDVTVVNASGRELRKALNVCRARPAVAVFTEGVAGPAEIGAGLLGWRRTLIVAEDLGGPDEKISSISPAKAAKRRWKEPNLVLSLTDPGAVPEAGWYLGGEPVPSVGGWALPEEAFAHRDGMVAAAEVRAVALARLAPRPGMLVWDVGAGSGAIGVECGRLGAAVIAVERNPVHSMRIATNAVNHAVDVRLVEGEAPAVLSGLPTPDAVFVGGGGPEVVKACAAVGAERVVVGLNALDNVTACRNALRGGGYQVDGCQVGASRLATLSDGSSTLTAINPMTLLFGRRADAG, encoded by the coding sequence ATGACGGTCACTGTGGTCGGCGTCGACGGCGGCCCCCTGGTGCCCGACGCGCAGAAGGCCCTTGCCGACGCGCGTCTGGTCATCGGCAGGCGGCGGCTGCTGGAACTCCACGCGCCGGAGGGCGCGCGCCGCATCGAGCTGGGCCCGGTCGGGCCCGCGCTCGCCGCGCTGCGCGCGCTCACCGACGAGGACGGTCCGGCGGTGGTCCTGGACCAGGGCGATCCCGGGTACTTCGGGCTGTTGCGCGAGATCCGGGAGGGACACATCCGGGCGCAGGTGGTGCCCGCGCTGACCTCCGTGCAGCGGCTGCTGGCCCGCATCGGGCGCACCTCCGACGACGTCACCGTGGTCAACGCCTCCGGTCGCGAGCTGCGCAAGGCGCTCAACGTCTGCCGCGCCCGCCCGGCCGTGGCCGTGTTCACCGAGGGTGTGGCGGGTCCGGCCGAGATCGGTGCCGGGCTGCTGGGCTGGCGCCGCACGCTCATCGTCGCCGAGGACCTGGGCGGCCCGGACGAGAAGATCTCCTCGATCTCCCCGGCCAAGGCGGCCAAGCGCCGCTGGAAGGAACCCAACCTGGTGCTGTCCCTGACCGACCCCGGCGCGGTGCCGGAGGCGGGCTGGTACCTGGGCGGTGAGCCGGTACCCTCGGTCGGCGGCTGGGCGTTGCCGGAGGAGGCGTTCGCACACCGCGACGGCATGGTCGCCGCCGCCGAGGTCCGCGCGGTCGCGCTGGCCCGCCTCGCCCCGCGCCCCGGCATGCTGGTGTGGGACGTGGGTGCGGGCTCGGGCGCGATCGGTGTCGAATGTGGACGGTTGGGCGCCGCGGTGATCGCGGTGGAGCGCAACCCCGTGCACTCCATGCGCATCGCCACCAACGCGGTCAACCACGCCGTGGACGTGCGCCTGGTCGAGGGCGAGGCGCCCGCCGTGCTCTCCGGCCTGCCCACCCCGGACGCGGTGTTCGTCGGCGGCGGCGGTCCCGAGGTCGTGAAGGCGTGCGCGGCGGTCGGCGCGGAGCGGGTCGTGGTGGGGCTCAACGCCCTGGACAACGTCACCGCGTGCCGCAACGCCCTGCGCGGCGGCGGCTACCAGGTGGACGGCTGCCAGGTCGGCGCCTCCCGGCTGGCCACGCTGTCGGACGGGTCGAGCACCCTCACCGCGATCAACCCGATGACCCTGCTGTTCGGCCGTCGCGCGGACGCCGGATAG
- a CDS encoding RIO1 family regulatory kinase/ATPase domain-containing protein — protein sequence MREHEYDNTSTSGFARSKRRKKRFDDDEPRGAVRRRSAEELSRSERGPWPQPEWLVTHPDTTDVELGILKTGKEADVHLIERTGADGTTCLLAAKRYRKREHRMFHRDAGYLDGRKVAESRQMRAMTHRTAFGRDVISAQWAVAEFAALSKLWQAGAPVPYPVQLSDTELLLEFLSEADGTAAPRLAQLRPEADELRGLWRQLVQALLDLAALGLTHGDLSPYNLLVHRGRLVLIDLPQAVDLVANPQAATYLDRDVRGVCDWFRSRGLSPAVADEEWLVDLLSREAGLR from the coding sequence GTGCGTGAGCACGAGTACGACAACACGTCCACGTCCGGTTTCGCGCGCTCCAAGCGCCGGAAGAAGCGTTTCGACGACGACGAACCGCGTGGCGCGGTGCGCAGGCGCAGCGCCGAGGAGCTGTCCCGTTCCGAACGCGGACCGTGGCCGCAGCCGGAGTGGCTTGTCACCCATCCGGACACCACGGACGTCGAGCTCGGCATCCTGAAGACCGGCAAGGAAGCCGACGTTCACCTGATCGAGCGGACCGGTGCGGACGGCACCACCTGCCTGCTGGCCGCGAAGCGGTACCGCAAGCGCGAGCACCGCATGTTCCACCGCGACGCCGGTTACCTCGACGGCCGCAAGGTCGCCGAGTCCCGGCAGATGCGGGCCATGACGCACCGCACCGCCTTCGGCCGCGACGTGATCAGCGCGCAGTGGGCGGTCGCGGAGTTCGCCGCCCTGAGCAAGCTGTGGCAGGCGGGCGCCCCGGTGCCCTACCCGGTGCAGCTGTCCGACACCGAGCTGCTGCTGGAGTTCCTGAGCGAGGCCGACGGCACCGCCGCACCCCGGCTCGCCCAGCTGCGCCCCGAGGCGGACGAGCTGCGCGGGCTGTGGCGCCAGCTCGTGCAGGCGCTGCTGGACCTGGCCGCGCTCGGCCTCACCCACGGCGACCTCTCGCCGTACAACCTGCTCGTGCACCGGGGCAGGCTGGTGCTGATCGACCTGCCGCAGGCGGTGGACCTGGTCGCCAACCCGCAGGCCGCCACCTACCTGGACCGCGACGTGCGCGGGGTGTGCGACTGGTTCCGCTCCCGCGGCCTGTCCCCGGCGGTGGCCGACGAGGAATGGCTGGTCGACCTGCTGTCCAGGGAGGCGGGCTTGCGGTGA
- a CDS encoding alkene reductase: MSKLFDEAKVGGLGLANRMVMSPMTRNRADRSGTPTDLMAEYYAQRAGAGLIVTEGTQPSAIGQGYVTTPGLHTDEQVEGWRKVTDAVHAKGGRIFIQIMHTGRVGHPSLHDGESQVAPSPVPFEGKVFTYEGERDIETPRELTTAEVEQTVRDFAEAARNAVRAGADGVELHGANGYLLQQFLSTNTNQRTDAYGGSVENRIRFVVEVTKAAVEVIGADKVGLRISPGNGFNGIAETDTHETYTALVRALAPLNLAYLHIVESAGREFTRHLRALWPTAVIISPQNGGAPTGKEHAEEALAQGATDLVAFGRHYLANPDLHDRFRVGAALNEADAATFYGGDHRGYTDYPVHTA, translated from the coding sequence GTGAGCAAGCTGTTCGACGAGGCGAAGGTGGGCGGACTCGGTCTGGCCAACCGCATGGTCATGTCCCCGATGACGCGCAACCGTGCCGACCGGTCGGGCACGCCCACCGATCTCATGGCCGAGTACTACGCGCAGCGCGCGGGTGCCGGTCTGATCGTCACCGAGGGCACGCAGCCCTCGGCGATCGGCCAGGGCTACGTCACCACGCCCGGCCTGCACACCGACGAGCAGGTCGAGGGCTGGCGCAAGGTCACCGACGCCGTGCACGCCAAGGGCGGTCGCATCTTCATCCAGATCATGCACACCGGCCGCGTCGGCCACCCGTCGCTGCACGACGGCGAGTCCCAGGTCGCGCCGTCCCCGGTCCCGTTCGAGGGCAAGGTCTTCACCTACGAGGGTGAGCGCGACATCGAGACCCCGCGCGAGCTGACCACCGCCGAGGTCGAGCAGACCGTGCGCGACTTCGCCGAGGCCGCGCGCAACGCGGTGCGGGCCGGTGCGGACGGCGTCGAGCTGCACGGTGCCAACGGCTACCTGCTCCAGCAGTTCCTCTCCACCAACACCAACCAGCGCACCGACGCCTACGGCGGCTCGGTGGAGAACCGCATCCGGTTCGTCGTCGAGGTCACCAAGGCCGCGGTCGAGGTCATCGGCGCGGACAAGGTCGGCCTGCGCATCTCGCCCGGCAACGGCTTCAACGGCATCGCCGAAACCGACACGCACGAGACCTACACCGCGCTGGTGCGCGCCTTGGCGCCACTCAACCTTGCCTACCTGCACATCGTGGAGAGCGCGGGCCGCGAGTTCACCCGGCACCTGCGCGCGCTGTGGCCGACCGCGGTGATCATCTCCCCGCAGAACGGCGGCGCGCCCACCGGCAAGGAGCACGCGGAGGAGGCCTTGGCGCAGGGCGCGACCGACCTGGTCGCCTTCGGCCGCCACTACCTGGCCAACCCCGACCTGCACGACCGGTTCCGCGTCGGCGCGGCGTTGAACGAGGCCGACGCGGCCACCTTCTACGGCGGCGACCACCGCGGCTACACCGACTACCCGGTGCACACCGCCTGA
- a CDS encoding DEAD/DEAH box helicase, translated as MSVDTNVTAARPEDAEGVENVEQAVPSFAELGLPTELVSALKRKGITTPFPIQAAAMPDAIAGKDVLGRGQTGSGKTLAFGLPMLARLAGAHAKPRQPRGLVLVPTRELAMQVQDSLTDFADSLGLACRMVVGGTSFPKQISALRRGVDLLIATPGRLADHVRQGTADLSEVSVVALDEADQMADMGFLPQVRELLDLVDSTGQRLLFSATLDGDVDKLVKQYLKNPVTHSTAPPSASVSTMDHHVLLVSAEDKNTIVAEVGAREGRTIMFVRTKHTVDRLTKKLRSMGVRAGALHGGKTQGARTRTLAEFREGLAPVLVATDVAARGIHVDGVSLVLHVDPPADPKDYLHRAGRTARAGESGTVVTLVLHNQRRSVQAMTGKAGVSPVTTKVRPGDQALIELTGAREPSGVPVPDEPERPVGRRGKFGGDRPEGGFRGRERWNDRGQGGRPNRFKPNTDERGGASRRDFTDARRDGDFRGERGDFRGGDRGDFRRSDDNRGGYRGNREGGYRGNNDGGGYRGNNEGGGYRGNGGGEGGYRENRYGGGSRYAGNRGGFDGERRSSDNHHADRPTGDRHRSEGGFRGRDNRGENRFDNSRSENRYGGENRHHRAEGGRGGDSRRSGGEGWRGGEGRPGGNRTGGWQQRRRPDGAARRPSAGR; from the coding sequence GTGTCCGTTGACACAAATGTCACTGCCGCTCGCCCTGAGGACGCCGAGGGCGTCGAGAACGTCGAGCAGGCGGTGCCGTCCTTCGCCGAGCTGGGCCTGCCGACCGAGCTGGTCAGCGCCCTGAAGCGCAAGGGCATCACCACCCCGTTCCCGATCCAGGCCGCCGCCATGCCCGACGCGATCGCGGGCAAGGACGTGCTCGGCCGGGGTCAGACCGGGTCCGGCAAGACCCTGGCGTTCGGCCTGCCGATGCTGGCCCGCCTCGCCGGTGCGCACGCCAAGCCGCGGCAGCCGCGTGGCCTGGTGCTCGTGCCCACCCGTGAGCTGGCCATGCAGGTCCAGGACTCGCTCACCGACTTCGCCGACTCGCTCGGCCTCGCCTGCCGCATGGTCGTCGGCGGCACCTCGTTCCCGAAGCAGATCAGCGCGCTGCGCCGCGGCGTCGACCTGCTGATCGCCACCCCGGGCCGCCTGGCCGACCACGTCCGCCAGGGCACCGCCGACCTGTCCGAGGTCAGCGTCGTGGCGCTGGACGAGGCCGACCAGATGGCCGACATGGGCTTCCTGCCGCAGGTCCGCGAGCTGCTCGACCTGGTCGACTCGACCGGTCAGCGCCTGCTGTTCTCGGCCACCCTCGACGGTGACGTGGACAAGCTGGTCAAGCAGTACCTGAAGAACCCGGTCACCCACTCGACCGCGCCGCCGTCGGCGAGCGTGTCGACCATGGACCACCACGTGCTGCTGGTCTCGGCCGAGGACAAGAACACCATCGTCGCCGAGGTCGGTGCCCGCGAGGGCCGCACGATCATGTTCGTGCGCACCAAGCACACCGTCGACCGCCTGACCAAGAAGCTGCGCAGCATGGGTGTCCGGGCGGGCGCGCTGCACGGCGGCAAGACGCAGGGCGCGCGCACCCGCACGCTGGCCGAGTTCCGCGAGGGCCTCGCGCCGGTGCTGGTCGCCACCGACGTCGCCGCGCGCGGCATCCACGTGGACGGCGTCAGCCTGGTGCTGCACGTCGACCCTCCGGCCGACCCCAAGGACTACCTGCACCGCGCGGGCCGCACCGCGCGCGCCGGTGAGTCGGGCACCGTGGTCACCCTGGTGCTGCACAACCAGCGCCGTTCGGTGCAGGCCATGACCGGCAAGGCTGGCGTGAGCCCGGTGACCACGAAGGTGCGTCCCGGCGACCAGGCCCTCATCGAGCTGACCGGTGCCCGCGAGCCGAGCGGCGTGCCGGTGCCGGACGAGCCGGAGCGTCCCGTCGGCCGCCGCGGCAAGTTCGGCGGCGACCGTCCCGAGGGCGGTTTCCGCGGCCGTGAGCGCTGGAACGACCGTGGCCAGGGCGGGCGCCCGAACCGCTTCAAGCCGAACACCGACGAGCGCGGTGGCGCGTCCCGCCGGGACTTCACCGACGCGCGGCGCGACGGTGACTTCCGGGGCGAGCGCGGCGACTTCCGTGGTGGCGACCGGGGCGACTTCCGCCGCAGCGACGACAACCGCGGTGGTTACCGCGGCAACCGCGAGGGCGGTTACCGGGGCAACAACGACGGTGGCGGCTACCGCGGCAACAACGAGGGCGGCGGCTACCGGGGCAACGGTGGCGGCGAGGGCGGTTACCGCGAGAACCGCTACGGCGGCGGCAGCCGGTACGCGGGCAACCGCGGCGGCTTCGACGGCGAGCGCCGCTCGTCGGACAACCACCACGCCGACCGTCCGACCGGTGACCGGCACCGCTCCGAGGGTGGCTTCCGCGGCCGCGACAACCGCGGCGAGAACCGCTTCGACAACTCCCGGTCCGAGAACCGCTACGGCGGCGAGAACCGGCACCACCGCGCCGAGGGCGGCCGGGGTGGCGACAGCCGCCGTTCCGGTGGCGAGGGCTGGCGCGGCGGCGAGGGTCGTCCGGGCGGCAACCGCACCGGTGGCTGGCAGCAGCGCCGTCGTCCCGACGGTGCCGCGCGGCGCCCGAGCGCGGGCCGCTGA
- the yaaA gene encoding peroxide stress protein YaaA, translating to MLVLLPPSETKAPGGDGHALDLDTLFAPELTPVRDKLLDAVVELAADVPASLAVLGISERQAAEVERNAELRTAPTLPAITRYTGVLYDALDVVSFTKAERARADSRLAVASALFGVVGAGCRIPAYRLSGGSVLPSVGPLGTWWRPALEPVLASVDGLVVDLRSGAYANLAKVPGAVTVRVLTENAAGKRTVVSHHNKSHKGRLARALAVARTEPSNAAGVLKIAQAAGMRVEQAGERALDVIVSG from the coding sequence GTGCTGGTTCTGCTTCCCCCCTCGGAGACCAAGGCGCCCGGCGGTGACGGTCACGCGCTTGACCTGGACACCCTGTTCGCGCCCGAACTGACGCCTGTTCGGGACAAGCTCCTGGACGCCGTGGTGGAGCTGGCCGCCGACGTGCCCGCGAGCCTGGCCGTGCTGGGCATCTCCGAGCGGCAGGCCGCGGAGGTCGAGCGCAACGCCGAGCTGCGCACCGCACCCACACTGCCCGCGATCACGCGCTACACCGGCGTGCTCTACGACGCCCTGGACGTCGTCTCGTTCACCAAGGCCGAGCGGGCGCGGGCGGACTCGCGGCTCGCGGTGGCCTCGGCGCTGTTCGGGGTGGTCGGGGCGGGCTGCCGCATCCCCGCCTACCGGCTCTCCGGCGGCAGCGTGCTGCCCTCGGTCGGACCGCTCGGCACTTGGTGGCGACCGGCGCTGGAGCCTGTGCTGGCCTCGGTGGACGGCCTGGTCGTGGACCTGCGCTCGGGCGCCTACGCGAACCTGGCCAAGGTGCCGGGCGCGGTGACCGTGCGGGTGCTCACCGAGAACGCCGCGGGCAAGCGCACCGTGGTCAGCCACCACAACAAGTCCCACAAGGGCCGCCTGGCCCGCGCGCTCGCGGTGGCGCGCACCGAACCGTCGAACGCCGCCGGGGTGCTCAAGATCGCGCAGGCGGCGGGCATGCGCGTGGAGCAGGCCGGGGAGCGCGCGCTGGACGTCATCGTCAGCGGCTGA